The following are encoded together in the Pungitius pungitius chromosome 7, fPunPun2.1, whole genome shotgun sequence genome:
- the LOC119217168 gene encoding complement C1q tumor necrosis factor-related protein 7 produces MNVYDVRMRVLMAAVCLCHCVFAQLMDAKAKGAPPRLICSVPGAPGPAGKPGPAGPPGAGGNVGIPGRDGRDGRKGERGEKGDAGLKGRVGLTGKVGGRGDRGPAGKRGPAGEDGDVGPPGPRGRAGDKGGQGRGGPPGTAGTCKCGSLLPRSAFSVGITSSYPAEKTPIKFNKVLFDEGGHYDPLTGKFICAYPGIYYFSYHITLANKHLAIALVHNGQYRIKTFDANTGNHDVASGATVMSLNPEDEVWLEIFFHDQNGLFADPGWADSLFSGFLLYADKDYFDALAEDYS; encoded by the exons ATGAACGTTTACG atgtgAGGATGCGCGTTCTGATGGCGGCGGTCTGTCTCTGCCACTGCGTCTTCGCACAGCTGATGGACGCCAAAGCGAAAGGAGCGCCGCCGCGTCTCATCTGCAGCGTCCCCGGGGCGCCGGGCCCCGCCGGAAAACCAGGGCCCGCCGGGCCCCCGGGAGCAGGTGGGAATGTGGGCATCCCGGGAAGAGATGGCAGAGATGGCAGGAAGGGTGaaaggggagaaaagggagacgCAG GCTTGAAGGGCAGAGTCGGCCTGACGGGAAAGGTCGGGGGCCGAGGCGATCGCGGGCCGGCGGGGAAGCGAGGCCCCGCGGGAGAGGACGGAGACGTGGGCCCTCCGGGACCTCGGGGCCGCGCCGGGGACAAAGGCGGCCAGGGCCGAGGAGGGCCGCCCGGCACCGCGGGGACCTGCAAGTGTGGCAGCCTGCTGCCGAGATCGGCCTTTTCCGTGGGCATCACCAGCAGCTACCCGGCGGAGAAGACCCCCATCAAGTTCAACAAGGTCCTCTTCGACGAGGGCGGACACTACGACCCGCTGACGGGCAAGTTCATCTGCGCCTACCCGGGGATTTATTACTTCTCCTATCACATCACGCTGGCCAACAAGCACCTGGCCATCGCCCTGGTGCACAACGGGCAGTATCGCATCAAGACCTTCGACGCCAACACGGGGAACCACGACGTGGCGTCCGGCGCCACGGTGATGTCCCTGAACCCGGAGGACGAGGTGTGGCTGGAGATCTTCTTCCACGACCAGAACGGACTGTTCGCAGACCCCGGCTGGGCCGACAGCTTGTTCTCTGGCTTCCTGCTCTACGCAGACAAAGACTACTTCGACGCACTGGCAGAGGACTACTCATGA